A single Anopheles maculipalpis chromosome 3RL, idAnoMacuDA_375_x, whole genome shotgun sequence DNA region contains:
- the LOC126562650 gene encoding carboxypeptidase B-like gives MRSLLVLPLLVALVAGATLDFNHYWNAQEINEYIDELVRDFPTLATAVNVGTSTEGRPIRAIRVSKNNVANRPLVIVEAGLRAREWISPMSANYILHEIVEHYYEFENILDNVNFLVVPLVNPDGYEFSRTSNRLWLKSRSVNGNGCFGIDLNRNFGHLWNTVGGSTDPCSDSFVGTAAFSAPETAALRDLIQSNSANLVLYVSIQSADQMVLYPFSHSATTNPSNVAELRNLANSVALTLMSRNGRIFTSGGAGLLQPAASGSSIDFVAGTVQPDLVYTLETGAGGNYGYDVPESQMAEILSETTYGFLTMAEYVANNK, from the exons ATGCGCAGTCTTCTCGTACTTCCCCTGTTGGTGGCCCTTGTGGCTGGAGCAACGCTTGATTTTAATCACTACTGGAATGCTCAGGAG ATCAACGAATACATCGATGAGCTGGTTCGAGATTTCCCAACGCTAGCGACCGCTGTTAACGTTGGTACCAGTACCGAAGGACGCCCGATTCGTGCGATCCGCGTCAGCAAGAACAATGTCGCTAACCGTCCGCTGGTCATCGTCGAAGCAGGACTGCGCGCACGCGAATGGATCTCTCCAATGTCCGCCAACTACATTCTGCACGAGATCGTCGAGCATTACTACGAGTTTGAGAACATTCTGGATAACGTGAACTTCCTGGTGGTGCCACTAGTTAACCCGGACGGTTATGAGTTTTCGCGCACCTCCAACCGCCTGTGGCTGAAGTCACGCAGTGTTAACGGAAATGGATGCTTCGGTATTGATCTAAACCGCAACTTTGGTCACCTGTGGAACACCGTTGGTGGAAGCACTGAT CCCTGCTCGGACAGCTTTGTTGGAACTGCTGCCTTCTCTGCTCCGGAAACGGCTGCGTTACGTGATCTTATCCAAAGCAACAGTGCCAACCTGGTCCTGTACGTCAGCATCCAATCGGCCGATCAGATGGTGCTGTATCCGTTCTCGCACAGTGCCACAACCAATCCGAGCAATGTGGCCGAGTTGCGCAATCTCGCCAACAGTGTTGCACTCACGTTGATGAGTCGGAATGGACGAATCTTTACGAGTGGTGGTGCTGGACTGCTCCAGCCGGCTGCTTCGGGTAGCAGTATCGACTTCGTGGCGGGTACTGTTCAACCAGATCTAGTGTATACGCTAGAAACTGGTGCCGGTGGTAACTATGGATATGATGTGCCGGAATCTCAGATGGCTGAGATTCTTAGCGAGACGACGTACGGATTCCTCACGATGGCGGAATACGTAGCgaacaataaataa